The Esox lucius isolate fEsoLuc1 chromosome 5, fEsoLuc1.pri, whole genome shotgun sequence genome includes a region encoding these proteins:
- the LOC105007368 gene encoding G protein-activated inward rectifier potassium channel 1-like isoform X2 — MMSAIRRKFGEDYQVVNTKRDMAFSAPVKRKRQRFVEKNGRCNVQHGNLGGETSRYLSDLFTTLVDLKWRWNLLIFILTYTVAWLVMASMWWIIAYIRGDINPHGHESTYTPCVANVYNFPSAFLFFIETEATIGYGHRYITEKCPEGIILFLFQSLLGSIVDAFLIGCMFIKMSQPKKRAETLMFSQDAVISQRDGKLCLMFRVGNLRNSHMVSAQIRCKLIKTEAPACSSVRRVMLSVYSTGKIFG, encoded by the coding sequence ATGATGTCTGCAATACGCAGAAAATTTGGCGAGGACTACCAAGTAGTTAATACCAAACGGGACATGGCTTTTTCTGCACCCGTAAAGAGAAAGCGCCAGCGTTTTGTGGAGAAGAACGGTCGCTGCAACGTTCAGCATGGTAACCTTGGCGGGGAGACAAGCCGATACCTCTCCGACCTTTTCACTACGCTAGTCGATCTGAAGTGGCGGTGGAACCTGCTCATATTTATATTAACCTACACGGTAGCTTGGCTGGTTATGGCATCTATGTGGTGGATAATAGCTTACATCCGTGGTGATATCAATCCACATGGCCATGAGTCGACCTATACCCCGTGCGTCGCGAACGTGTATAACTTTCCGTCTGCTTTCTTGTTCTTCATTGAAACTGAGGCTACTATCGGTTATGGTCACCGCTACATCACAGAAAAGTGTCCGGAAGGCATTATTCTTTTTCTCTTCCAGTCTCTCTTGGGTTCTATAGTGGATGCATTTCTTATCGGCTGCATGTTTATCAAGATGTCCCAGCCGAAGAAGCGTGCGGAGACGCTCATGTTTAGCCAGGACGCCGTTATCTCGCAACGGGATGGAAAGTTGTGTCTTATGTTCCGAGTGGGGAACCTGCGGAACAGCCATATGGTGTCAGCCCAGATCAGGTGCAAACTAATTAAG
- the znf281b gene encoding zinc finger protein 281b isoform X1, translating into MSIIQDKLGNEFLHSNGGMDPNFAPGMLMFSHLPPVTSFTRLAQQSVMGGELPQEMVLKKERDSPPDAHAGVFLHGMGIKQERMSELDYRMPLYGGGLGGSCGTGAVGKSNEMLEMQFSGGHHHNHHNMLLHDLSLSNVRMGEPMSGRPEKGPKDSSGRRRKSNGEGEGKARRKRGEPKAMMLDGEVAGLSPNSKPHICEHCNAAFRSSYHLRRHMLIHTDRTGERPFRCSQCNMSFIQKYLLQRHEKIHSGEKPFSCDQCNMCFIQKYHMERHKRTHSGEKPYRCDTCQQFFSRTDRLLKHKRTCGEAIKKGLDPNMLELTDGDMGQGSYSLTQGNSGATSGRKRGKSKTAGEGGETKRKKAGAAASSGGPQDYGMECTGPDAQGSRAPKLLFKKAKKGLLSMEDVGQKLMSQKQGSMELPGSSGLDAMGLLQGSSGGGAKQGPSAATASSNYDDAMQFVKKRRYLQHVANSDYGASSLHMSQPQGGGVIQGSLGHHSEPTLAMLDTSPLDLKHHDKSGIPDEVLQSLLDHYSHKSDSSHHHHQQQHQHHHHDVTFDLSDHGGPHHVDLQPAAPVSPELDDESPNGGDKQVVMSEYSKFLLQALERTSHSGPFPTLGSSGPFPLLSSSSSPTGPLFSDKHVYTTSPLECGYPPAVSSPLPVPAISSSSSTSSSSSSKSHYGMLVGSPSQPSFHLGGLEATGHQQQLTPSQELTEQLEKQHHSPGFQLTPQELTAATGAPKDQGAKGDGTNGSGGYSDLDVPKEVDLRATYQIENFAQAFGSQFKSGRRTPLGYSADPGAEVDHRIRTPVSEFSGYTSLLADVSEPVSTGSKTPTSQSFR; encoded by the exons ATGAGTATTATCCAAGACAAACTAGGCAACGAGTTTCTGCACAGCAACGGGGGCATGGACCCTAACTTTGCCCCCGGCATGCTCATGTTCAGCCACCTGCCGCCAGTCACCAGCTTCACCCGCCTGGCCCAGCAGTCGGTCATGGGCGGCGAACTGCCCCAAGAGATGGTCCTGAAGAAGGAGCGCGACTCCCCTCCTGACGCCCACGCCGGCGTCTTCCTGCACGGCATGGGCATCAAGCAGGAGCGGATGAGCGAGCTGGACTACCGTATGCCCCTCTACGGCGGAGGGCTGGGGGGCAGCTGCGGCACCGGGGCCGTGGGGAAGAGTAACGAGATGCTGGAGATGCAGTTCAGCGGAggccaccaccacaaccaccacaacATGCTGCTGCACGACCTGAGCCTCAGCAACGTCCGCATGGGAGAGCCG ATGTCAGGAAGACCAGAGAAAGGCCCCAAGGATTCCTCGGGGCGACGACGGAAGAGCAACGGTGAAGGGGAGGGGAAAGCCAGAAGGAAACGCGGAGAACCAAAG GCCATGATGCTGGACGGCGAAGTGGCCGGCCTGTCTCCCAACTCCAAACCACACATCTGCGAGCACTGTAACGCAGCCTTCCGCAGCTCCTACCACCTCCGCAGACACATGCTCATCCACACAG ATCGCACAGGTGAGAGGCCTTTCCGGTGTAGTCAGTGTAACATGAGCTTTATCCAGAAGTACCTGCTGCAGCGGCACGAGAAGATCCACAGTG GAGAGAAGCCCTTCAGCTGTGATCAGTGTAACATGTGCTTTATCCAGAAGTACCACATGGAGCGACACAAGAGAACCCACAGCGGAGAGAAGCCATACCGATGTGACACCTGCCAACAG TTTTTCTCGAGGACAGACCGGTTACTGAAGCACAAGCGGACCTGTGGAGAAGCCATAAAAAAGGGCCTGGACCCCAACATGCTGGAGCTCACTGACGGGGACATGGGCCAGGGCAGCTACTCGCTCACTCAGGGAAACTCCGGCGCCACCTCAGGACGCAAGAGGGGCAAGTCCAAAACCGCGGGCGAGGGTGGCGAGACCAAGCGCAAGAAGGCCGGCGCCGCCGCCTCCTCTGGTGGTCCACAAGACTACGGCATGGAGTGCACCGGGCCCGACGCGCAGGGCAGCCGTGCGCCCAAGCTGCTGTTCAAGAAGGCCAAGAAGGGCCTCCTCTCCATGGAGGACGTGGGGCAGAAGCTGATGTCTCAGAAGCAGGGCTCCATGGAGCTGCCAGGAAGCTCGGGACTAGACGCCATGGGCCTCCTCCAGGGCTCCTCCGGCGGGGGCGCCAAGCAGGGCCCGTCGGCCGCCACCGCCAGCAGCAACTACGACGACGCCATGCAGTTCGTGAAGAAGCGCCGCTACCTCCAGCATGTGGCCAACAGTGACTACGGGGCGTCCTCCCTCCACATGAGCCAGCCCCAGGGCGGCGGCGTGATCCAGGGCTCACTGGGCCATCACAGCGAGCCCACCCTGGCCATGTTGGACACGTCGCCCCTGGACCTGAAGCACCACGACAAGTCGGGCATCCCGGACGAGGTGCTCCAGAGCTTGCTGGACCACTACAGCCACAAGTCGGACAGCtcgcaccaccaccaccagcagcagcatCAGCACCATCACCACGACGTGACCTTCGACCTCTCGGACCACGGTGGCCCGCACCACGTGGACCTGCAGCCGGCGGCGCCCGTCTCCCCGGAGCTGGACGACGAGTCGCCCAATGGCGGCGACAAGCAGGTGGTGATGAGTGAGTACTCCAAGTTCCTGCTTCAGGCCCTGGAGCGTACCAGCCACAGCGGGCCCTTCCCCACGCTGGGCTCCAGCGGGcccttccctctgctctccagCAGCTCCAGCCCCACGGGGCCCCTGTTCTCTGACAAGCACGTCTACACTACGTCCCCGCTGGAATGCGGCTACCCACCCGCCGTCTCCTCGCCGCTGCCCGTCCCcgccatctcctcctcctcgtcgacctcctcctcatcatcctccAAGTCCCACTACGGCATGCTGGTGGGCTCCCCCTCTCAGCCGTCTTTCCACCTCGGGGGCCTGGAGGCGACCGGCCACCAGCAGCAGCTCACCCCATCTCAGGAGCTCACCGAGCAGCTGGAGAAGCAGCACCACTCCCCCGGCTTCCAGCTCACGCCCCAGGAGCTGACGGCAGCCACAGGAGCCCCCAAGGACCAGGGGGCTAAAGGTGACGGCACTAACGGCTCAGGCGGCTATTCGGACCTGGACGTGCCCAAGGAAGTGGACCTACGGGCCACCTACCAGATCGAGAACTTCGCTCAGGCATTCGGTTCCCAGTTCAAGTCGGGCCGCCGCACCCCCCTGGGCTACAGCGCTGACCCCGGGGCCGAGGTCGACCACAGAATACGGACTCCCGTGTCAGAATTCTCAGGGTACACCAGTTTGTTAGCTGATGTCAGCGAGCCAGTTAGTACAGGATCGAAAACCCCGACAAGCCAAAGTTTCAGGTAA
- the znf281b gene encoding zinc finger protein 281b isoform X2, with product MSIIQDKLGNEFLHSNGGMDPNFAPGMLMFSHLPPVTSFTRLAQQSVMGGELPQEMVLKKERDSPPDAHAGVFLHGMGIKQERMSELDYRMPLYGGGLGGSCGTGAVGKSNEMLEMQFSGGHHHNHHNMLLHDLSLSNVRMGEPMSGRPEKGPKDSSGRRRKSNGEGEGKARRKRGEPKAMMLDGEVAGLSPNSKPHICEHCNAAFRSSYHLRRHMLIHTGERPFRCSQCNMSFIQKYLLQRHEKIHSGEKPFSCDQCNMCFIQKYHMERHKRTHSGEKPYRCDTCQQFFSRTDRLLKHKRTCGEAIKKGLDPNMLELTDGDMGQGSYSLTQGNSGATSGRKRGKSKTAGEGGETKRKKAGAAASSGGPQDYGMECTGPDAQGSRAPKLLFKKAKKGLLSMEDVGQKLMSQKQGSMELPGSSGLDAMGLLQGSSGGGAKQGPSAATASSNYDDAMQFVKKRRYLQHVANSDYGASSLHMSQPQGGGVIQGSLGHHSEPTLAMLDTSPLDLKHHDKSGIPDEVLQSLLDHYSHKSDSSHHHHQQQHQHHHHDVTFDLSDHGGPHHVDLQPAAPVSPELDDESPNGGDKQVVMSEYSKFLLQALERTSHSGPFPTLGSSGPFPLLSSSSSPTGPLFSDKHVYTTSPLECGYPPAVSSPLPVPAISSSSSTSSSSSSKSHYGMLVGSPSQPSFHLGGLEATGHQQQLTPSQELTEQLEKQHHSPGFQLTPQELTAATGAPKDQGAKGDGTNGSGGYSDLDVPKEVDLRATYQIENFAQAFGSQFKSGRRTPLGYSADPGAEVDHRIRTPVSEFSGYTSLLADVSEPVSTGSKTPTSQSFR from the exons ATGAGTATTATCCAAGACAAACTAGGCAACGAGTTTCTGCACAGCAACGGGGGCATGGACCCTAACTTTGCCCCCGGCATGCTCATGTTCAGCCACCTGCCGCCAGTCACCAGCTTCACCCGCCTGGCCCAGCAGTCGGTCATGGGCGGCGAACTGCCCCAAGAGATGGTCCTGAAGAAGGAGCGCGACTCCCCTCCTGACGCCCACGCCGGCGTCTTCCTGCACGGCATGGGCATCAAGCAGGAGCGGATGAGCGAGCTGGACTACCGTATGCCCCTCTACGGCGGAGGGCTGGGGGGCAGCTGCGGCACCGGGGCCGTGGGGAAGAGTAACGAGATGCTGGAGATGCAGTTCAGCGGAggccaccaccacaaccaccacaacATGCTGCTGCACGACCTGAGCCTCAGCAACGTCCGCATGGGAGAGCCG ATGTCAGGAAGACCAGAGAAAGGCCCCAAGGATTCCTCGGGGCGACGACGGAAGAGCAACGGTGAAGGGGAGGGGAAAGCCAGAAGGAAACGCGGAGAACCAAAG GCCATGATGCTGGACGGCGAAGTGGCCGGCCTGTCTCCCAACTCCAAACCACACATCTGCGAGCACTGTAACGCAGCCTTCCGCAGCTCCTACCACCTCCGCAGACACATGCTCATCCACACAG GTGAGAGGCCTTTCCGGTGTAGTCAGTGTAACATGAGCTTTATCCAGAAGTACCTGCTGCAGCGGCACGAGAAGATCCACAGTG GAGAGAAGCCCTTCAGCTGTGATCAGTGTAACATGTGCTTTATCCAGAAGTACCACATGGAGCGACACAAGAGAACCCACAGCGGAGAGAAGCCATACCGATGTGACACCTGCCAACAG TTTTTCTCGAGGACAGACCGGTTACTGAAGCACAAGCGGACCTGTGGAGAAGCCATAAAAAAGGGCCTGGACCCCAACATGCTGGAGCTCACTGACGGGGACATGGGCCAGGGCAGCTACTCGCTCACTCAGGGAAACTCCGGCGCCACCTCAGGACGCAAGAGGGGCAAGTCCAAAACCGCGGGCGAGGGTGGCGAGACCAAGCGCAAGAAGGCCGGCGCCGCCGCCTCCTCTGGTGGTCCACAAGACTACGGCATGGAGTGCACCGGGCCCGACGCGCAGGGCAGCCGTGCGCCCAAGCTGCTGTTCAAGAAGGCCAAGAAGGGCCTCCTCTCCATGGAGGACGTGGGGCAGAAGCTGATGTCTCAGAAGCAGGGCTCCATGGAGCTGCCAGGAAGCTCGGGACTAGACGCCATGGGCCTCCTCCAGGGCTCCTCCGGCGGGGGCGCCAAGCAGGGCCCGTCGGCCGCCACCGCCAGCAGCAACTACGACGACGCCATGCAGTTCGTGAAGAAGCGCCGCTACCTCCAGCATGTGGCCAACAGTGACTACGGGGCGTCCTCCCTCCACATGAGCCAGCCCCAGGGCGGCGGCGTGATCCAGGGCTCACTGGGCCATCACAGCGAGCCCACCCTGGCCATGTTGGACACGTCGCCCCTGGACCTGAAGCACCACGACAAGTCGGGCATCCCGGACGAGGTGCTCCAGAGCTTGCTGGACCACTACAGCCACAAGTCGGACAGCtcgcaccaccaccaccagcagcagcatCAGCACCATCACCACGACGTGACCTTCGACCTCTCGGACCACGGTGGCCCGCACCACGTGGACCTGCAGCCGGCGGCGCCCGTCTCCCCGGAGCTGGACGACGAGTCGCCCAATGGCGGCGACAAGCAGGTGGTGATGAGTGAGTACTCCAAGTTCCTGCTTCAGGCCCTGGAGCGTACCAGCCACAGCGGGCCCTTCCCCACGCTGGGCTCCAGCGGGcccttccctctgctctccagCAGCTCCAGCCCCACGGGGCCCCTGTTCTCTGACAAGCACGTCTACACTACGTCCCCGCTGGAATGCGGCTACCCACCCGCCGTCTCCTCGCCGCTGCCCGTCCCcgccatctcctcctcctcgtcgacctcctcctcatcatcctccAAGTCCCACTACGGCATGCTGGTGGGCTCCCCCTCTCAGCCGTCTTTCCACCTCGGGGGCCTGGAGGCGACCGGCCACCAGCAGCAGCTCACCCCATCTCAGGAGCTCACCGAGCAGCTGGAGAAGCAGCACCACTCCCCCGGCTTCCAGCTCACGCCCCAGGAGCTGACGGCAGCCACAGGAGCCCCCAAGGACCAGGGGGCTAAAGGTGACGGCACTAACGGCTCAGGCGGCTATTCGGACCTGGACGTGCCCAAGGAAGTGGACCTACGGGCCACCTACCAGATCGAGAACTTCGCTCAGGCATTCGGTTCCCAGTTCAAGTCGGGCCGCCGCACCCCCCTGGGCTACAGCGCTGACCCCGGGGCCGAGGTCGACCACAGAATACGGACTCCCGTGTCAGAATTCTCAGGGTACACCAGTTTGTTAGCTGATGTCAGCGAGCCAGTTAGTACAGGATCGAAAACCCCGACAAGCCAAAGTTTCAGGTAA